A single Fibrobacter succinogenes DNA region contains:
- a CDS encoding PadR family transcriptional regulator yields the protein MNRYDLVLLGLILEHERSGYDIITEIRDRELDRWAKISTSTVYNRLITLEKNECIVGHSERDGNRPERMVFNITDKGREVLRKEVLKHLTGFNDDPRTLGFAFLFGADNKEVIRTLEVHERRLVQEIENLEKMIAEEPRPTLYPEGPFLNCMSRDHILVELKYVRAAIGILRDPVRSQKLGGYFYINFGSREFEKFNE from the coding sequence ATGAACCGTTACGATCTAGTATTGCTGGGACTCATTCTTGAGCATGAACGCAGTGGTTATGACATTATCACGGAAATCCGCGATAGAGAGCTCGACCGCTGGGCGAAGATTAGCACATCGACCGTTTACAATAGACTGATTACGCTTGAAAAAAACGAATGCATTGTGGGACATTCCGAACGTGATGGAAACCGCCCGGAACGCATGGTGTTCAACATTACCGATAAGGGGAGGGAAGTGCTCCGCAAGGAAGTCCTCAAGCACTTGACTGGATTCAATGACGATCCGCGCACGCTTGGCTTTGCTTTCCTCTTTGGTGCCGACAACAAGGAAGTCATTCGTACGCTCGAAGTGCATGAAAGACGTTTGGTTCAGGAAATCGAAAACCTTGAAAAGATGATTGCCGAAGAACCGCGCCCGACGCTTTACCCGGAAGGCCCGTTCCTCAACTGCATGAGCCGTGACCACATTTTGGTGGAGCTCAAGTACGTGCGTGCCGCCATCGGCATTTTGCGCGACCCGGTCCGCAGCCAGAAACTCGGCGGTTATTTCTACATCAATTTCGGAAGTAGAGAATTCGAAAAGTTTAATGAGTAG
- a CDS encoding GH36-type glycosyl hydrolase domain-containing protein — protein MATKTVKKSAAKKAPAKKPAKAAAPKYGYFDDAAKEYVLTTPATPIKWCNYVGTLNFGGIVDTTGGTLVCKGDPALNRITKYIAQMPCSDFKASTIYIRIKDGKNYKIFSPFYVPTLVKLDKWECHVGLSYMRWIAEVYGLRVQVTIFVPTGSNTLLQDIQVTNIAGGSKEVDIIPVYEFSHFEAEKQLTNADWVPQTMTLKGHWEKDGHVVLEQYAYMKRDYAVNYVTADCKVGSFDGDRRVFLGQNEMGSWANPLSLQNKELANSECDRGDNIAALMIHAGKIAAKKTFRTCTQLGQEQSLKVAAKAIKKYRDLKNVDKAFEELAKFWENYLSTIQVNTPDAAFNSMVNVHNPRQCHTTKNWSRYLSLYQLGYGTSRGIGYRDSSQDLMGVMSHMPEEALVLTKNLLSVQRPEGNAMHQYAPLALEEDNGNEANAGDSREKKGVLDENGNPAYADWYGDDHLWIVLTVANYLRETGKMELLDEEIPFYEAGKKRAQREKGTVLEHLKRSVKFSREHLGKHGLPLLGFADWNDCMNLPLGAESTFNTALYAKALLEMMGIEEALGDKEAVEMYKGWYEDVKKAFNDSAWDGKWWTRWFDKDGNGYGVSSAKYGKIYCNGQSWPVISGIAFGDRAVQGMDSLNKLLNTKYGVKSSTPGYRGFEPAVGGISTYPPGAKENGGIFLHTNPWVMIAETILGRGDKAFEYYCQINPASKNGILDIFESEPYCYPQNILGDEHKQFGMGRNAWLSGTSSWTYQAATQFIIGIRASFDGLVVDPCIPSAWAGFEATRKFRGATYQITVKNPNHVCKGVAKMVVDGQEIDSNVAPVFTKGVHKVEVTLG, from the coding sequence ATGGCTACAAAAACAGTGAAGAAGAGCGCTGCAAAGAAGGCCCCGGCAAAGAAGCCCGCAAAGGCCGCTGCCCCGAAGTATGGCTACTTTGATGACGCTGCAAAAGAATACGTGCTCACCACCCCGGCAACCCCGATCAAGTGGTGCAACTACGTCGGTACTCTCAATTTCGGCGGTATCGTCGATACGACCGGCGGCACTCTCGTTTGCAAAGGCGACCCGGCTCTCAACCGTATCACCAAGTACATTGCACAGATGCCGTGCTCTGACTTCAAGGCCAGCACTATCTACATCCGTATCAAGGATGGCAAGAACTACAAGATTTTCTCCCCGTTCTACGTTCCGACTCTCGTCAAGCTCGACAAGTGGGAATGCCACGTGGGTCTTTCCTACATGCGCTGGATTGCCGAAGTTTACGGCCTCCGCGTTCAGGTGACGATTTTTGTTCCGACGGGCTCCAACACTCTCCTCCAGGACATCCAGGTGACCAACATCGCCGGTGGCTCTAAGGAAGTGGACATTATCCCGGTTTATGAATTCAGCCACTTCGAAGCTGAAAAGCAGCTCACGAACGCCGACTGGGTTCCGCAGACCATGACCCTCAAGGGCCACTGGGAAAAGGACGGCCACGTTGTTTTGGAACAGTACGCTTACATGAAGCGCGATTACGCCGTGAACTACGTTACTGCTGACTGCAAGGTCGGTTCCTTCGATGGCGACCGCCGCGTGTTCCTCGGCCAGAACGAAATGGGTTCCTGGGCAAATCCGCTCAGCCTCCAGAACAAGGAACTTGCAAACAGCGAATGCGACCGTGGCGACAACATTGCCGCTCTCATGATCCACGCTGGCAAGATTGCGGCCAAGAAGACTTTCCGTACCTGCACCCAGCTCGGTCAGGAACAGAGCCTTAAGGTTGCAGCCAAGGCTATCAAGAAGTACCGTGACCTCAAGAACGTCGATAAGGCTTTCGAAGAACTCGCCAAGTTCTGGGAAAACTACCTCTCTACAATCCAGGTCAACACTCCGGATGCAGCTTTCAACTCCATGGTGAACGTGCACAACCCGCGTCAGTGCCACACCACCAAGAACTGGAGCCGCTACCTGTCCCTCTACCAGTTGGGCTACGGCACCAGCCGCGGTATCGGTTACCGTGACTCCAGCCAGGACCTCATGGGCGTGATGAGCCACATGCCGGAAGAAGCTCTCGTCCTTACGAAGAACCTCCTCTCCGTACAGCGTCCGGAAGGTAACGCTATGCACCAGTACGCTCCGCTTGCCCTCGAAGAAGACAACGGCAACGAAGCTAACGCCGGTGACTCCCGCGAAAAGAAGGGCGTGCTCGACGAAAACGGCAACCCGGCTTACGCAGACTGGTACGGCGATGACCACCTCTGGATCGTCCTCACTGTTGCTAACTACCTCAGAGAAACGGGTAAGATGGAACTCCTCGACGAGGAAATTCCGTTCTACGAAGCTGGCAAGAAGCGCGCTCAGCGTGAAAAGGGCACTGTCCTTGAACACTTGAAGCGTTCTGTCAAGTTCTCTCGCGAACACCTCGGTAAGCACGGTCTTCCGCTCCTCGGCTTTGCTGACTGGAACGACTGCATGAACCTCCCGCTCGGTGCAGAATCTACGTTCAACACTGCTTTGTACGCAAAGGCTTTGCTCGAAATGATGGGCATTGAAGAAGCTCTCGGCGACAAGGAAGCCGTTGAAATGTACAAGGGCTGGTACGAAGATGTCAAGAAGGCATTCAACGACAGCGCTTGGGACGGCAAGTGGTGGACTCGTTGGTTCGACAAGGACGGCAACGGCTACGGCGTTTCCTCTGCCAAGTACGGCAAGATTTACTGCAACGGCCAGTCTTGGCCGGTCATCTCCGGCATTGCATTCGGCGACCGCGCTGTGCAGGGCATGGACAGCTTGAACAAACTCCTCAACACCAAGTACGGCGTGAAGAGCTCTACTCCGGGTTACCGTGGCTTTGAACCGGCTGTCGGTGGCATCTCCACCTATCCTCCTGGAGCAAAGGAAAACGGCGGTATCTTCCTCCACACGAACCCGTGGGTGATGATTGCCGAAACGATTCTCGGCCGTGGCGACAAGGCTTTCGAATACTACTGCCAGATCAACCCGGCTTCCAAGAACGGCATCCTCGACATCTTCGAATCTGAACCATATTGCTATCCGCAGAACATCCTCGGTGACGAACACAAGCAGTTCGGTATGGGCCGTAATGCATGGCTCTCCGGTACAAGCTCTTGGACTTACCAGGCTGCAACGCAGTTCATCATCGGTATCCGTGCAAGCTTCGACGGCCTCGTTGTCGATCCTTGCATCCCGAGCGCATGGGCTGGCTTCGAAGCCACCCGTAAGTTCCGCGGTGCTACCTACCAGATCACCGTGAAGAACCCGAACCACGTCTGCAAGGGTGTGGCAAAGATGGTTGTTGACGGTCAGGAAATCGATTCCAACGTCGCACCGGTCTTTACGAAGGGTGTGCACAAGGTCGAAGTGACTTTGGGTTAA
- a CDS encoding AgmX/PglI C-terminal domain-containing protein, whose protein sequence is MASFFRNYLVKFALMAAIALWAGCSEADKNAEKSTEQENTVFEFPVDSKYVTLKIPFRPIQFQDSLFDANGVSIQVFKDYSVESSLVYNDDVEKIAQIIHKESKSIYEIFDSFYKKETCHELYEVSLSLKVSLGTNGVVDKVKKSSSLYADQNFTNKIIEYVKQINFQDVGRNNILLSINFCRPFIDANDFNALLHDLQWKEYSIRKTNGAVSAPTSDEMKSAGGDEHDKDSILKVIRQRTPGLRHIYNKHLRKNRAKACLKNNQDNSKPDFNGMIVFKLNINDDGSVQKAEIQSSNTGNKDFDDEVKRALSHWKFLKMNSSEVVTFPLVFFENTTPYKKPTYPEIRI, encoded by the coding sequence ATGGCATCTTTTTTCAGAAATTACTTGGTTAAGTTTGCGCTTATGGCGGCGATAGCCTTATGGGCGGGGTGCAGCGAGGCGGATAAGAATGCGGAAAAATCTACGGAACAGGAAAACACCGTATTTGAGTTTCCTGTGGACTCGAAATATGTGACATTAAAAATCCCTTTCCGTCCTATTCAATTTCAAGATTCTCTATTTGATGCTAATGGAGTTTCAATACAAGTTTTTAAAGACTATTCTGTAGAGAGTTCTTTAGTTTATAACGATGATGTTGAAAAAATCGCTCAAATTATTCACAAAGAAAGCAAATCCATTTATGAAATTTTTGATTCGTTTTACAAAAAAGAAACTTGTCACGAATTGTATGAAGTGTCTTTATCTTTAAAAGTTTCCTTAGGGACTAATGGTGTTGTTGATAAAGTCAAAAAATCATCTTCTCTCTATGCCGATCAGAATTTTACAAATAAAATTATTGAATATGTAAAGCAAATCAATTTTCAGGACGTTGGGCGAAATAATATTTTATTGTCTATTAATTTTTGCCGTCCCTTTATAGATGCGAACGATTTTAATGCGCTTTTACATGATTTACAATGGAAGGAATATTCTATAAGGAAAACAAATGGTGCAGTGAGTGCACCAACGAGCGACGAAATGAAATCTGCTGGTGGTGATGAACATGATAAAGATTCAATTTTAAAGGTCATTCGCCAACGGACTCCTGGATTGCGCCACATTTACAATAAACATTTAAGGAAAAATCGCGCAAAAGCATGTTTAAAGAACAATCAAGACAACAGCAAACCTGATTTTAACGGGATGATTGTTTTTAAGTTGAATATAAACGATGATGGCTCTGTTCAAAAAGCAGAAATTCAATCTTCGAATACCGGCAATAAGGATTTTGATGACGAAGTCAAGAGAGCTTTAAGCCATTGGAAATTCCTGAAGATGAATTCAAGCGAAGTCGTTACATTCCCGTTAGTGTTTTTTGAAAATACTACACCTTATAAGAAACCGACTTATCCCGAAATTCGCATATAA
- a CDS encoding PAS domain-containing protein: protein MMNSIDWSVGWCYVCTVLLLLLIVTILLLLDYWKRQRLYTLFAGNLGEFIVVLSDKFEFISSLPQFMSDPLFDNLSKDRLFRDILPPKDWARLKLYFDDIDKHPEMPFMFSYKRDDGTMLWFEMRCKHQRLSMDESRYICLIKNISNTVENQHRLDEAETKLKSLLRNTGDFLWKFDFESRQLYLLTPMMDDDYRDVPRSGGVVDIETLMPADDFKLLERVMNECMMKAGGEAAYDDKGHLLDEQSQLNRLANENARFGTLKIRCWNSEKNLVWYDFRGHLAPDDEDRIVMMGSARRVETSPEIPFLMKSGVEESLINSLFNFPNIGIFWVDRNFTILGCNNAFATDGGFASTDEIVNKSLKDVLSGKFLPYYESMIKDIFDNGSSKSWKGKFDDSDWICTINVVPMLKSLLKSGYTVSRVLCVYMRISG from the coding sequence ATGATGAACTCTATTGATTGGTCTGTTGGTTGGTGCTACGTTTGCACAGTACTTTTGCTTTTGCTGATTGTCACAATTTTGCTATTGCTCGACTATTGGAAAAGGCAAAGACTTTACACCCTTTTTGCAGGGAACCTCGGTGAATTCATCGTCGTTCTTTCGGATAAATTCGAATTCATCAGTTCGCTGCCGCAGTTCATGTCGGACCCGTTGTTTGACAATTTGAGCAAAGACCGCCTGTTTAGAGACATTTTGCCACCCAAAGACTGGGCTCGACTCAAACTTTATTTTGACGACATCGACAAGCACCCCGAAATGCCGTTCATGTTTTCGTACAAGCGCGATGACGGAACCATGCTCTGGTTTGAAATGCGCTGTAAACACCAGCGACTTTCCATGGACGAATCGCGTTACATCTGCTTAATCAAAAACATCTCGAACACCGTTGAAAACCAACACCGCCTTGACGAAGCCGAAACAAAGCTAAAATCCCTGCTCCGCAACACGGGCGACTTCTTGTGGAAATTCGATTTCGAAAGCAGACAGCTGTACCTCCTTACGCCAATGATGGACGATGACTATCGCGATGTACCTCGTTCCGGTGGTGTTGTTGACATCGAAACGCTCATGCCCGCAGACGATTTTAAACTGCTTGAACGCGTGATGAACGAATGCATGATGAAAGCGGGCGGCGAAGCAGCCTACGATGATAAAGGCCACTTGCTTGACGAACAGAGCCAGCTCAATCGCCTCGCTAATGAAAACGCACGCTTTGGCACACTCAAGATTCGTTGCTGGAACAGCGAAAAGAATCTTGTGTGGTACGATTTCCGCGGGCACCTCGCTCCCGATGACGAAGACCGCATTGTAATGATGGGTTCGGCCCGCCGCGTAGAAACATCTCCTGAAATTCCGTTCCTGATGAAGAGCGGCGTTGAAGAATCTCTGATAAATTCGCTTTTCAATTTCCCGAACATCGGTATTTTCTGGGTTGACCGCAACTTCACTATTCTCGGATGCAACAACGCTTTTGCAACGGACGGCGGTTTTGCAAGCACAGACGAAATCGTTAACAAATCTCTGAAAGACGTTCTTTCGGGTAAATTTCTACCCTACTACGAATCCATGATCAAGGACATATTTGACAACGGTTCGTCCAAGAGCTGGAAAGGAAAATTTGATGACAGCGACTGGATTTGCACCATAAACGTCGTGCCCATGCTCAAGTCTCTCCTCAAGTCCGGCTATACCGTGAGCCGCGTGCTTTGCGTTTATATGCGAATTTCGGGATAA
- a CDS encoding nucleotidyltransferase family protein: MSEIQLSPKIKMLFSLLRSALTGTECEGSCSPKEWAKVYALAAQQCVVGLAYRGISFLPAANRPSLELLLQWASEAETIQGHNRLLNEGAARLTKMFAAKGFRSAILKGPANARLYPDPFARQCGDIDIWVEGGQQKVADLLQSMGLYKSFPKISWYDYKAYRKELHELCQRLSWHHIHLHQKIDGVSVEVHFRPSSAINNPVANRRLQRFLEQEIKTTEFVAEGFYVPSLKFALVMQLAHILHHFVTSGIGLKQLIDYYVLLQNVSEKDRIEVSSMLHRFGLSRTASAVMWVLEYIFKLDPQKMLCEPNCKLGTVLLQEIFKGGAFGSYAPRQKRRAFFKWFARMHRPLQLFMFDPVEVFWSFIHNWIEFVRLIPVRLKARKLSLKGYWS; this comes from the coding sequence ATGTCCGAAATACAACTCTCGCCGAAAATAAAAATGCTCTTTTCTTTGTTGCGTTCCGCTTTGACGGGAACAGAATGTGAAGGTTCTTGTTCACCAAAGGAGTGGGCTAAGGTGTATGCTCTTGCTGCGCAACAGTGCGTTGTAGGACTGGCGTATCGCGGAATTAGCTTCTTGCCTGCAGCAAATCGACCTTCGCTTGAGTTATTGCTCCAGTGGGCGAGTGAAGCCGAAACGATTCAAGGGCATAATCGCTTGTTGAATGAGGGTGCTGCACGCTTGACTAAAATGTTTGCGGCCAAAGGTTTTCGTAGCGCCATTCTTAAAGGGCCTGCGAATGCAAGACTTTATCCTGACCCGTTTGCAAGGCAATGCGGTGATATCGACATTTGGGTTGAAGGCGGTCAACAGAAAGTGGCTGATTTGTTACAAAGCATGGGACTGTACAAGAGTTTTCCCAAAATTAGTTGGTACGATTATAAAGCTTATCGAAAAGAATTGCATGAATTGTGTCAGCGTTTGTCATGGCATCATATTCATTTGCATCAAAAGATAGATGGTGTGTCTGTTGAAGTTCATTTTAGGCCATCGTCTGCAATCAATAACCCGGTTGCTAATAGACGGTTGCAACGCTTTTTGGAACAAGAAATAAAAACAACCGAATTTGTTGCTGAAGGCTTTTATGTGCCGTCTCTGAAGTTTGCGTTGGTCATGCAACTGGCTCATATCCTGCATCATTTTGTTACTTCTGGCATCGGTTTAAAACAGCTTATAGATTACTATGTGCTTTTGCAGAATGTTTCGGAAAAAGATCGTATCGAGGTTTCTTCGATGTTACATCGATTTGGATTGTCCAGAACAGCTTCTGCAGTAATGTGGGTTTTGGAATACATTTTCAAACTAGATCCGCAAAAGATGCTTTGTGAACCGAATTGTAAATTGGGAACGGTTTTATTACAAGAAATCTTTAAAGGGGGCGCATTCGGTTCTTACGCACCAAGGCAAAAGCGACGTGCTTTTTTCAAATGGTTTGCAAGAATGCACCGTCCGTTGCAATTGTTTATGTTTGATCCGGTAGAAGTATTTTGGAGCTTTATCCATAACTGGATTGAATTTGTACGTTTGATTCCTGTTCGTCTTAAAGCGAGAAAGCTATCCTTGAAAGGATATTGGTCTTGA
- a CDS encoding nucleotidyltransferase family protein gives MPSDMLLTLLRSALTGVEPECSCSPDEWAEVYASAVKQCVVGLAYQGVCRLPASKCPPRAILMRWARNAEAIKGHNQLLNDISARLTATFAAEVFCSAILKGPANARLYPYRLARQCGDIDIWVEGGRQKVIDLLQRLGLFKVPPKISWFDYKAYRESLRENISVSTPHHIHLKQTIDGIMIEVHFKPSSGIFNPIANKRLQRFLEQEIEKSEKVAEGFCVPSVKFALVMQLSHIQHHFFTDGIGLKQLVDYYVLLQQASDDERADVSALLPRFGMYRTAAALMGLLKNIFGLEKQKMLCTPNYKSGERFLRDVLNGGVFGCVAERKKHGFLMEWISYMFLPFQLFWLDPIEVFWSVVAKWIGFLRSISIRLRARKLVVRTLLQKDKAVA, from the coding sequence ATGCCTAGCGATATGCTTTTAACTTTGCTGCGTTCTGCATTGACTGGTGTTGAGCCAGAGTGTTCTTGTTCGCCAGACGAATGGGCTGAAGTATATGCATCTGCAGTAAAACAGTGCGTTGTTGGGCTTGCATATCAGGGCGTTTGCCGTTTGCCCGCATCGAAGTGTCCGCCACGTGCGATTTTGATGCGGTGGGCGAGAAATGCCGAAGCGATTAAGGGACATAACCAGTTGTTGAACGACATCTCGGCTCGTTTGACGGCAACATTTGCGGCAGAAGTATTCTGCAGTGCTATTCTTAAAGGACCCGCCAATGCAAGACTTTACCCTTACCGTTTGGCAAGGCAATGTGGTGATATTGATATATGGGTTGAAGGCGGAAGGCAAAAAGTAATAGACTTGCTGCAACGTTTGGGATTGTTCAAGGTCCCACCGAAAATTAGTTGGTTTGATTATAAAGCTTATCGCGAAAGTTTGCGTGAAAACATATCTGTATCTACACCTCATCACATCCATTTGAAACAAACGATTGATGGTATTATGATTGAAGTTCATTTTAAACCATCATCAGGAATTTTCAACCCGATTGCAAATAAACGATTGCAACGGTTTTTGGAACAGGAAATTGAAAAAAGCGAAAAGGTTGCAGAAGGATTTTGCGTTCCTTCGGTAAAGTTTGCGTTGGTTATGCAGCTTTCTCATATCCAACATCATTTTTTTACAGATGGTATTGGGTTAAAACAACTTGTTGATTATTACGTTCTTTTACAACAGGCTTCGGATGATGAGCGAGCGGACGTTTCTGCCTTATTGCCTCGCTTTGGCATGTACAGGACTGCGGCCGCATTGATGGGACTTTTAAAAAATATTTTTGGCCTAGAAAAACAGAAAATGCTTTGTACGCCCAATTACAAATCGGGAGAAAGATTCTTACGCGATGTGTTAAATGGCGGTGTTTTTGGCTGTGTTGCGGAAAGAAAAAAGCATGGTTTCTTGATGGAATGGATAAGCTATATGTTTCTCCCGTTCCAATTATTTTGGCTTGACCCCATAGAAGTTTTTTGGAGTGTTGTCGCAAAATGGATTGGCTTTTTGCGGTCTATTTCTATTCGGCTTAGAGCTAGAAAATTAGTGGTGAGGACACTTTTGCAAAAAGATAAAGCTGTTGCGTAA
- a CDS encoding proline--tRNA ligase, whose amino-acid sequence MKLSKYFYVTLRETPSDATMPSHIFLMRGGYIKPVSTGIYSMMPMGFRVIQKIVNIIREEMNKIGGIEVDLPVVQTAELWSESGRYQAIGEELLRFKDRNNHNMVLAMTHEEAMTDLVRYVLNSYKQLPVMLYQFKTKYRDEARARGGLIRVREFLMKDAYSFHTSQEDLDRHYQEEYDAYLRIYRRVGIEPVVVQSDTGIMGGKVAHEFMLDTPNGEDYLILCKKCGYQANREIAKFQRVPFKGNENAALEKVATPNSESIEEITKFLNVPAESTAKCVFFDFEGKLITVVVPGNLDVSEIKLHNLLKAKELYPAEDSLIKACGMVPGFASPINAHDTRIIVDEAIADSFDLVTGANEEGYHFKHCNPKRDFPKFEVADIAEASEVCKCPCCGELLTETRGIEMGNIFKLGTKFSESMGAKFLTAEKTTAPAIMGCYGIGVGRLMASVVENSHDDFGPIWPKSIAPFQVEIVPIGKEAELVELAEKFEKELEAAGIDVLVDDRDERPGVKFKDADLWGSPVRIAIGKKGLVNGEVEWKFRNEKQFTMVKVEDVVAKAKEFFAE is encoded by the coding sequence ATGAAACTCTCCAAGTACTTTTACGTGACGCTCCGCGAAACGCCGAGCGATGCCACCATGCCCTCCCACATCTTCCTCATGCGCGGCGGCTACATCAAGCCCGTCTCTACCGGTATCTACTCCATGATGCCGATGGGTTTCCGCGTGATCCAGAAGATCGTGAACATCATCCGCGAAGAAATGAACAAGATCGGCGGTATCGAGGTCGATTTGCCGGTGGTGCAGACTGCCGAACTCTGGAGCGAATCGGGCCGTTACCAGGCCATTGGCGAAGAACTGCTCCGCTTCAAGGACCGCAACAACCACAACATGGTGCTCGCCATGACCCACGAAGAAGCCATGACCGACCTCGTGCGCTACGTGCTCAACAGCTACAAGCAACTGCCGGTGATGCTCTACCAGTTCAAGACCAAGTACCGTGACGAAGCTCGTGCCCGCGGCGGCCTTATCCGCGTCCGCGAATTCCTGATGAAGGATGCCTACAGCTTCCACACCAGCCAGGAAGACCTGGACCGTCACTACCAGGAAGAATACGACGCCTACCTCCGCATTTACCGTCGCGTGGGCATTGAACCAGTGGTGGTGCAGAGCGATACGGGTATCATGGGCGGTAAGGTCGCTCACGAATTTATGCTCGACACTCCGAACGGTGAAGACTACTTGATTCTCTGCAAGAAGTGCGGCTACCAGGCCAACCGCGAAATCGCCAAGTTCCAGCGCGTGCCGTTCAAGGGCAACGAAAATGCCGCTCTCGAAAAGGTCGCTACGCCGAACAGCGAAAGCATCGAAGAAATCACCAAGTTCCTGAACGTGCCTGCCGAATCCACCGCCAAGTGCGTGTTCTTCGACTTCGAAGGCAAGCTCATCACGGTCGTGGTTCCGGGCAACCTCGACGTTTCCGAAATCAAGCTCCACAACTTGCTCAAGGCGAAGGAACTCTATCCGGCCGAAGACAGCCTCATCAAGGCCTGCGGCATGGTTCCGGGCTTTGCTTCCCCGATCAACGCTCACGACACCCGCATCATCGTGGACGAAGCGATTGCCGATTCCTTCGACCTCGTGACGGGCGCGAACGAAGAAGGCTACCACTTCAAGCATTGCAACCCGAAGCGCGACTTCCCGAAGTTCGAAGTGGCCGACATCGCCGAAGCTTCCGAAGTCTGCAAGTGCCCCTGCTGCGGCGAACTCCTCACAGAAACTCGCGGCATCGAAATGGGCAACATCTTCAAACTCGGCACCAAGTTCTCTGAATCTATGGGCGCCAAGTTCCTCACCGCCGAAAAGACCACCGCTCCCGCCATCATGGGCTGCTACGGCATCGGCGTGGGCCGCCTGATGGCCTCTGTCGTGGAAAACAGTCACGATGACTTCGGACCGATTTGGCCCAAGTCCATCGCTCCGTTCCAGGTGGAAATCGTCCCGATCGGCAAGGAAGCCGAACTCGTGGAACTCGCCGAGAAGTTCGAAAAGGAACTCGAAGCCGCCGGCATCGACGTGCTCGTGGACGACCGCGACGAACGTCCGGGCGTGAAGTTCAAGGACGCCGACCTGTGGGGTTCTCCGGTGCGCATCGCCATCGGCAAGAAGGGCCTCGTGAACGGCGAAGTCGAATGGAAGTTCCGCAACGAAAAGCAGTTCACTATGGTCAAGGTCGAAGACGTCGTCGCCAAGGCCAAGGAATTCTTCGCCGAATAA
- a CDS encoding DUF2914 domain-containing protein, which yields MSYEWPQTWIDRLTWLVQFCFGNLYSALVICYFKSSGSIASLIIVLVLATLLVGNEFLKEKYENFGVCLAFFCLLGTMFFNFLIPHLVHGMGTFWFFLSTLLSAGICYLLWMKFSLKSSNDVSRHKRFLIAPISISFVLIIAYLANWIAPVPLVLKQQIVCKNFDRETYSCDVDKLDFWQRTGLKGATIHKEDGDEIYFMSSVYAPAELKAPIEFRWYYKEPSTNKFKLTDKITSSRMIIRGGRDQGYRSYSKKKNIPSGIYRVETAYKDGAVIGSENFEVLEGLPKLGFVRDSLH from the coding sequence TTGTCTTATGAATGGCCGCAAACATGGATTGACCGGTTGACTTGGCTTGTGCAATTTTGCTTTGGAAACCTCTATAGCGCCCTTGTTATTTGCTATTTCAAAAGTTCGGGGTCCATCGCATCGTTAATCATTGTGTTGGTGCTTGCAACTTTGCTTGTCGGCAATGAATTCTTGAAAGAAAAGTATGAAAACTTTGGAGTTTGCCTTGCATTTTTCTGCTTGCTCGGGACGATGTTCTTTAACTTCTTGATTCCGCACTTGGTTCATGGAATGGGAACATTCTGGTTCTTTTTGAGTACGCTTTTGTCCGCAGGAATTTGCTATTTACTTTGGATGAAATTTTCGCTAAAATCTTCGAATGATGTCTCGCGTCACAAGCGTTTTTTGATCGCGCCTATATCCATTAGTTTTGTCCTAATAATAGCGTATCTCGCCAACTGGATAGCACCTGTTCCGCTCGTTTTAAAGCAGCAAATCGTTTGCAAAAATTTCGACCGCGAAACGTATTCATGTGATGTAGATAAATTAGACTTTTGGCAACGGACGGGGCTCAAAGGCGCTACAATCCACAAAGAAGACGGTGATGAAATTTATTTTATGTCTTCGGTTTATGCGCCTGCGGAACTCAAGGCTCCGATTGAATTTCGTTGGTACTACAAAGAACCTTCCACAAATAAATTTAAATTAACGGATAAAATTACATCGAGCCGGATGATTATTCGAGGTGGACGAGATCAAGGTTACCGAAGCTATTCCAAAAAGAAAAACATCCCGTCTGGGATCTATCGGGTAGAAACGGCGTATAAAGACGGTGCTGTAATCGGCTCTGAAAACTTCGAAGTACTCGAAGGTCTCCCCAAATTGGGGTTTGTTCGTGATTCTTTGCA